A genomic segment from Leopardus geoffroyi isolate Oge1 chromosome A2, O.geoffroyi_Oge1_pat1.0, whole genome shotgun sequence encodes:
- the TTLL3 gene encoding tubulin monoglycylase TTLL3 isoform X4, giving the protein MTQTTGTMTLKLTGSAVLCASTFGEVRILARWRESATHYLSPDCAQGMVSTATANRGRGLGTEGFSPASAGPSPEYRRCAEGRRALERRDSACHERRMQGPGASLLLSVGELGAAPRGSAAWFCREGGPVCSWRRKPQPTESRTRTSAPWPCAHHTEFQPPEKLPGPGPASARPEGARAGRKRGAGSPNAARGLSRAFELPAYGIHAQSTADLCRFRSPHTSALDDAQSQEDEARCGLPILVGGGGEDETTWGSLVLWRGFSKASHHMGRLRNARIHVERAVKQKKIFMIQGRYPVIRCLLRRRGWVEKKMVHHSGTTLPPPQKDLDSSVMEDEDEDEAFRPPQLFDFDDLLEFDDLDGTHALMSRMVRNEIPYFIWTTRRDVLDCQILSKDQMINHYARAGSFTTKVGLCLNLRNLPWFDEADADSFFPRCYRLGAEDDKKAFIEDFWLTAARNVLKLVVKSEWKSFSIQAEEEEAPGDKQPKKQEKKAATVSPEFVDEALCACEEHLSNLAHMDIDKGLETPLYLSPEGWSLFLQRYYQVVHEGAELRHLDTQIQRCEDILQQLRAVVPQIDMEGDRNVWIVKPGAKSRGRGIMCMDHLEEMLKLVDGNPMMMKDGKWVVQKYIERPLLIFGTKFDLRQWFLVTDWNPLTVWFYRDSYIRFSTQPFSLKNLDNSVHLCNNSIQKHLENSCHRHPLLPSDNMWSSQKFQAHLQEMGAPNAWSTIIVPGMKAAVIHALKTSQDTVQCRKASFELYGADFVFGEDFQPWLIEINASPTMAPSTAVTARLCAGVQADTLRVVIDRRLDRNCDTGAFELIYKQPAVEVPQYVGIRLLVEGSTIKKPLAMCHRRMGVCPALPHLLTQRASGEGKDLGTVTHRSAPRKVAGARSLGHTEKPDSTATTLAPGKGKKGKAKCASALVYPNLRKREPPSTRMGCIFTMTFASGDRQPHPLNRLPLSLKNPQALAPYHFPSLHTKAGLPSHVLRSQGRVLRLQHSKLVGSKALSTTGKALMTLPTAKVLISFPPNPELKLASSVLKPRKAVAPQHLRDPCPGSSLWPLPFEVGNLPSTHRKIKAKGKFKARLCDRPKAETCLMKTAFQDPCP; this is encoded by the exons ATGACCCAAACCACAGGAACCATGACCCTGAAGTTAACTGGCAGTGCGGTACTCTGTGCTTCCACCTTCGGTGAGGTCCGTATTTTAGCCCGCTGGAGGGAGTCCGCAACCCACTACCTGAGCCCTGATTGTGCCCAGGGAATGGTTTCCACGGCGACAGCAAACAGAGGGCGGGGCCTCGGAACTGAGGGCTTCTCTCCAGCCTCCGCTGGGCCCTCCCCTGAGTACAGGCGGTGTGCAGAGGGGAGGCGGGCTCTCGAGCGCCGGGACAGCGCTTGCCATGAGCGGCGCATGCAGGGCCCCGGCGCCTCCCTGCTTCTGAGCGTGGGGGAGCTGGGGGCCGCGCCCCGGGGTTCTGCTGCCTGGTTCTGCCGGGAGGGCGGCCCGGTGTGCAGCTGGCGGCGGAAGCCGCAGCCTACGGAGTCACGCACCAGAACCTCCGCCCCATGGCCGTGTGCGCACCATACCGAGTTCCAGCCTCCCGAGAAGCTGCCGGGACCTGGGCCTGCCTCCGCCCGTCCCGAGGGGGCTCGCGCAGGCCGCAAACGCGGGGCCGGGAGCCCCAACGCTGCGCGCGGCCTAAGCCGCGCGTTCGAGTTGCCGGCCTACGGCATCCACGCGCAGAGCACCGCGGATCTCTGCCGTTTCAGGTCCCCGCACACCTCGGCCCTGGATGATGCCCAGTCACAGGAAGATGAGGCCCGTTGCGGCCTGCCCATCCTGGTCGGAGGTGGTGGAGAGGACGAGacgacttggg GTTCCCTTGTCCTCTGGCGAGGATTCTCCAAGGCGTCTCACCACATGGGCCGGCTCAGAAACGCCAGGATCCACGTGGAGAGAGCTGTCAAG CAGAAGAAGATCTTTATGATCCAAGGCCGCTACCCAGTGATACGGTGCCTCTTGCGCCGGAGAGGCTGGGTGGAGAAGAAGATGGTCCATCACTCAGGCACCACCCTGCCGCCACCCCAGAAGGATCTGGATAGCTCAGTAATGG AGGATGAAGACGAGGACGAGGCGTTTCGGCCACCACAGCTGTTTGACTTTGATGATTTACTGGAATTTGATGATCTAGATGGGACACATGCTCTGATG tCCCGCATGGTTCGGAACGAGATCCCCTATTTCATCTGGACCACTCGGCGGGACGTGTTGGACTGTCAAATCCTCTCCAAGGATCAGATGATAAACCACTATGCCCGGGCTGGCTCCTTTACCACAAAG GTGGGTCTGTGTCTCAATCTCCGGAATTTGCCGTGGTTTGATGAGGCTGATGCTGACTCCTTCTTTCCACGCTGCTACCGCCTGGGTGCTGAGGATGACAAAAAGGCCTTCATAG AGGACTTCTGGCTGACAGCTGCCCGCAACGTTCTCAAGCTGGTGGTGAAGTCCGAATGGAAGTCGTTCTCTATCcaggcagaagaggaagaggcccCAG GAGACAAGCAGCccaagaaacaggagaaaaaggcagCGACAGTGTCCCCAGAGTTTGTGGATGAGGCTTTGTGTGCCTGTGAGGAGCACCTTAGCAACCTGGCTCACATGGACATCGACAAGGGCCTGGAGACGCCACTGTACCTCAGCCCTGAGGGCTGGTCCCTCTTCCTCCAGCGCTACTACCAAGTGGTCCA CGAGGGGGCAGAGCTCAGGCACCTCGACACTCAGATCCAGCGCTGTGAGGACATCCTGCAGCAGCTGCGGGCCGTGGTGCCGCAGATAGACATGGAAGGAGATCGCAACGTCTGGATCGTGAAGCCGGGAGCCAAGTCCCGAGGACGAG GCATCATGTGTATGGACCACTTGGAGGAGATGCTGAAGCTGGTAGACGGCAACCCCATGATGATGAAGGACGGCAAGTGGGTGGTACAGAAGTATATTGAGCGTCCCCTGCTCATCTTTGGCACCAAGTTTGACCTGAGACAGTGGTTCCTGGTGACTGACTGGAACCCACTTACCGTGTGGTTCTACCGTGACAGCTACATCCGCTTCTCAACACAGCCCTTCTCCTTGAAGAACCTGGACAA CTCAGTGCACCTGTGCAACAACTCCATCCAGAAGCACCTGGAGAATTCATGCCATCGACACCCGCTGCTGCCCTCAGACAACATGTGGTCAAGCCAGAAGTTCCAGGCCCACCTGCAGGAGATGGGGGCCCCAAACGCTTGGTCCACCATCATCGTGCCTGGCATGAAGGCTGCTGTGATCCATGCCCTAAAGACCTCCCAGGACACTGTGCAGTGCCGGAAGGCCAGCTTCGAGCTTTACGGTGCTGACTTTGTGTTTGGTGAGGACTTCCAGCCCTGGCTCATTGAGATCAATGCCAGCCCCACCATGGCCCCCTCCACGGCTGTCACCGCCCGGCTCTGTGCAGGTGTGCAAGCTGACACCCTGCGTGTGGTTATTGACCGGCGGCTAGACCGCAACTGCGACACGGGAGCCTTCGAGCTCATCTACAAGCAG CCTGCCGTGGAGGTACCCCAGTATGTGGGTATCCGACTCCTAGTAGAGGGCTCCACCATCAAGAAGCCCCTGGCAATGTGTCACCGGCGGATGGGGGTCTGCCCAGCACTCCCTCACCTGCTGACCCAGCGAGCCTCTGGGGAAGGCAAGGATTTGGGGACTGTTACTCACAGGTCAGCTCCTAGGAAGGTTgctggagccaggagcctggggcACACTGAGAAGCCAGACTCCACTGCCACCACCTTGGCCCCcggaaaggggaagaaaggcaaGGCAAAATGTGCCTCGGCCCTGGTCTACCCCAATCTCCGGAAGCGGGAACCCCCCAGCACCAGGATGGGCTGCATTTTCACCATGACCTTTGCTAGTGGGGACAGGCAACCCCACCCCTTGAACAGATTGCCATTGAGTCTGAAGAACCCCCAAGCCCTGG CCCCTTACCACTTCCCCAGCCTTCACACCAAGGCCGGGCTGCCTTCTCATGTGCTCCGATCCCAGGGGCGGGTCCTCAGACTGCAGCACAGCAAGTTGGTGGGCTCTAAGGCCCTGTCAACCACAGGCAAGGCCTTGATGACTCTACCTACCGCCAAGGTTTTGATTTCCTTTCCACCTAACCCTGAGCTCAAGTTGGCATCCAGCGTCCTGAAACCAAGAAAG GCTGTTGCTCCCCAGCACCTTCGTGATCCCTGTCCTGGAAGTTCCTTGTGGCCTCTACCCTTCGAAGTTGGAAATCTTCCTAGCACCCACAGAAAGATCAAGGCCAAAGGCAAGTTCAAGGCCAGACTCTGTGACAGACCCAAGGCTGAGACATGCCTCATGAAGACAGCCTTCCAGGACCCCTGTCCTTGA
- the TTLL3 gene encoding tubulin monoglycylase TTLL3 isoform X8, with amino-acid sequence MTQTTGTMTLKLTGSAVLCASTFGEVRILARWRESATHYLSPDCAQGMVSTATANRGRGLGTEGFSPASAGPSPEYRRCAEGRRALERRDSACHERRMQGPGASLLLSVGELGAAPRGSAAWFCREGGPVCSWRRKPQPTESRTRTSAPWPCAHHTEFQPPEKLPGPGPASARPEGARAGRKRGAGSPNAARGLSRAFELPAYGIHAQSTADLCRFRSPHTSALDDAQSQEDEARCGLPILVGGSLVLWRGFSKASHHMGRLRNARIHVERAVKQKKIFMIQGRYPVIRCLLRRRGWVEKKMVHHSGTTLPPPQKDLDSSVMEDEDEDEAFRPPQLFDFDDLLEFDDLDGTHALMSRMVRNEIPYFIWTTRRDVLDCQILSKDQMINHYARAGSFTTKVGLCLNLRNLPWFDEADADSFFPRCYRLGAEDDKKAFIEDFWLTAARNVLKLVVKSEWKSFSIQAEEEEAPGDKQPKKQEKKAATVSPEFVDEALCACEEHLSNLAHMDIDKGLETPLYLSPEGWSLFLQRYYQVVHEGAELRHLDTQIQRCEDILQQLRAVVPQIDMEGDRNVWIVKPGAKSRGRGIMCMDHLEEMLKLVDGNPMMMKDGKWVVQKYIERPLLIFGTKFDLRQWFLVTDWNPLTVWFYRDSYIRFSTQPFSLKNLDNSVHLCNNSIQKHLENSCHRHPLLPSDNMWSSQKFQAHLQEMGAPNAWSTIIVPGMKAAVIHALKTSQDTVQCRKASFELYGADFVFGEDFQPWLIEINASPTMAPSTAVTARLCAGVQADTLRVVIDRRLDRNCDTGAFELIYKQPAVEVPQYVGIRLLVEGSTIKKPLAMCHRRMGVCPALPHLLTQRASGEGKDLGTVTHRSAPRKVAGARSLGHTEKPDSTATTLAPGKGKKGKAKCASALVYPNLRKREPPSTRMGCIFTMTFASGDRQPHPLNRLPLSLKNPQALAPYHFPSLHTKAGLPSHVLRSQGRVLRLQHSKLVGSKALSTTGKALMTLPTAKVLISFPPNPELKLASSVLKPRKAVAPQHLRDPCPGSSLWPLPFEVGNLPSTHRKIKAKGKFKARLCDRPKAETCLMKTAFQDPCP; translated from the exons ATGACCCAAACCACAGGAACCATGACCCTGAAGTTAACTGGCAGTGCGGTACTCTGTGCTTCCACCTTCGGTGAGGTCCGTATTTTAGCCCGCTGGAGGGAGTCCGCAACCCACTACCTGAGCCCTGATTGTGCCCAGGGAATGGTTTCCACGGCGACAGCAAACAGAGGGCGGGGCCTCGGAACTGAGGGCTTCTCTCCAGCCTCCGCTGGGCCCTCCCCTGAGTACAGGCGGTGTGCAGAGGGGAGGCGGGCTCTCGAGCGCCGGGACAGCGCTTGCCATGAGCGGCGCATGCAGGGCCCCGGCGCCTCCCTGCTTCTGAGCGTGGGGGAGCTGGGGGCCGCGCCCCGGGGTTCTGCTGCCTGGTTCTGCCGGGAGGGCGGCCCGGTGTGCAGCTGGCGGCGGAAGCCGCAGCCTACGGAGTCACGCACCAGAACCTCCGCCCCATGGCCGTGTGCGCACCATACCGAGTTCCAGCCTCCCGAGAAGCTGCCGGGACCTGGGCCTGCCTCCGCCCGTCCCGAGGGGGCTCGCGCAGGCCGCAAACGCGGGGCCGGGAGCCCCAACGCTGCGCGCGGCCTAAGCCGCGCGTTCGAGTTGCCGGCCTACGGCATCCACGCGCAGAGCACCGCGGATCTCTGCCGTTTCAGGTCCCCGCACACCTCGGCCCTGGATGATGCCCAGTCACAGGAAGATGAGGCCCGTTGCGGCCTGCCCATCCTGGTCGGAG GTTCCCTTGTCCTCTGGCGAGGATTCTCCAAGGCGTCTCACCACATGGGCCGGCTCAGAAACGCCAGGATCCACGTGGAGAGAGCTGTCAAG CAGAAGAAGATCTTTATGATCCAAGGCCGCTACCCAGTGATACGGTGCCTCTTGCGCCGGAGAGGCTGGGTGGAGAAGAAGATGGTCCATCACTCAGGCACCACCCTGCCGCCACCCCAGAAGGATCTGGATAGCTCAGTAATGG AGGATGAAGACGAGGACGAGGCGTTTCGGCCACCACAGCTGTTTGACTTTGATGATTTACTGGAATTTGATGATCTAGATGGGACACATGCTCTGATG tCCCGCATGGTTCGGAACGAGATCCCCTATTTCATCTGGACCACTCGGCGGGACGTGTTGGACTGTCAAATCCTCTCCAAGGATCAGATGATAAACCACTATGCCCGGGCTGGCTCCTTTACCACAAAG GTGGGTCTGTGTCTCAATCTCCGGAATTTGCCGTGGTTTGATGAGGCTGATGCTGACTCCTTCTTTCCACGCTGCTACCGCCTGGGTGCTGAGGATGACAAAAAGGCCTTCATAG AGGACTTCTGGCTGACAGCTGCCCGCAACGTTCTCAAGCTGGTGGTGAAGTCCGAATGGAAGTCGTTCTCTATCcaggcagaagaggaagaggcccCAG GAGACAAGCAGCccaagaaacaggagaaaaaggcagCGACAGTGTCCCCAGAGTTTGTGGATGAGGCTTTGTGTGCCTGTGAGGAGCACCTTAGCAACCTGGCTCACATGGACATCGACAAGGGCCTGGAGACGCCACTGTACCTCAGCCCTGAGGGCTGGTCCCTCTTCCTCCAGCGCTACTACCAAGTGGTCCA CGAGGGGGCAGAGCTCAGGCACCTCGACACTCAGATCCAGCGCTGTGAGGACATCCTGCAGCAGCTGCGGGCCGTGGTGCCGCAGATAGACATGGAAGGAGATCGCAACGTCTGGATCGTGAAGCCGGGAGCCAAGTCCCGAGGACGAG GCATCATGTGTATGGACCACTTGGAGGAGATGCTGAAGCTGGTAGACGGCAACCCCATGATGATGAAGGACGGCAAGTGGGTGGTACAGAAGTATATTGAGCGTCCCCTGCTCATCTTTGGCACCAAGTTTGACCTGAGACAGTGGTTCCTGGTGACTGACTGGAACCCACTTACCGTGTGGTTCTACCGTGACAGCTACATCCGCTTCTCAACACAGCCCTTCTCCTTGAAGAACCTGGACAA CTCAGTGCACCTGTGCAACAACTCCATCCAGAAGCACCTGGAGAATTCATGCCATCGACACCCGCTGCTGCCCTCAGACAACATGTGGTCAAGCCAGAAGTTCCAGGCCCACCTGCAGGAGATGGGGGCCCCAAACGCTTGGTCCACCATCATCGTGCCTGGCATGAAGGCTGCTGTGATCCATGCCCTAAAGACCTCCCAGGACACTGTGCAGTGCCGGAAGGCCAGCTTCGAGCTTTACGGTGCTGACTTTGTGTTTGGTGAGGACTTCCAGCCCTGGCTCATTGAGATCAATGCCAGCCCCACCATGGCCCCCTCCACGGCTGTCACCGCCCGGCTCTGTGCAGGTGTGCAAGCTGACACCCTGCGTGTGGTTATTGACCGGCGGCTAGACCGCAACTGCGACACGGGAGCCTTCGAGCTCATCTACAAGCAG CCTGCCGTGGAGGTACCCCAGTATGTGGGTATCCGACTCCTAGTAGAGGGCTCCACCATCAAGAAGCCCCTGGCAATGTGTCACCGGCGGATGGGGGTCTGCCCAGCACTCCCTCACCTGCTGACCCAGCGAGCCTCTGGGGAAGGCAAGGATTTGGGGACTGTTACTCACAGGTCAGCTCCTAGGAAGGTTgctggagccaggagcctggggcACACTGAGAAGCCAGACTCCACTGCCACCACCTTGGCCCCcggaaaggggaagaaaggcaaGGCAAAATGTGCCTCGGCCCTGGTCTACCCCAATCTCCGGAAGCGGGAACCCCCCAGCACCAGGATGGGCTGCATTTTCACCATGACCTTTGCTAGTGGGGACAGGCAACCCCACCCCTTGAACAGATTGCCATTGAGTCTGAAGAACCCCCAAGCCCTGG CCCCTTACCACTTCCCCAGCCTTCACACCAAGGCCGGGCTGCCTTCTCATGTGCTCCGATCCCAGGGGCGGGTCCTCAGACTGCAGCACAGCAAGTTGGTGGGCTCTAAGGCCCTGTCAACCACAGGCAAGGCCTTGATGACTCTACCTACCGCCAAGGTTTTGATTTCCTTTCCACCTAACCCTGAGCTCAAGTTGGCATCCAGCGTCCTGAAACCAAGAAAG GCTGTTGCTCCCCAGCACCTTCGTGATCCCTGTCCTGGAAGTTCCTTGTGGCCTCTACCCTTCGAAGTTGGAAATCTTCCTAGCACCCACAGAAAGATCAAGGCCAAAGGCAAGTTCAAGGCCAGACTCTGTGACAGACCCAAGGCTGAGACATGCCTCATGAAGACAGCCTTCCAGGACCCCTGTCCTTGA
- the TTLL3 gene encoding tubulin monoglycylase TTLL3 isoform X13: MTQTTGTMTLKLTGSAVLCASTFGEVRILARWRESATHYLSPDCAQGMVSTATANRGRGLGTEGFSPASAGPSPEYRRCAEGRRALERRDSACHERRMQGPGASLLLSVGELGAAPRGSAAWFCREGGPVCSWRRKPQPTESRTRTSAPWPCAHHTEFQPPEKLPGPGPASARPEGARAGRKRGAGSPNAARGLSRAFELPAYGIHAQSTADLCRFRSPHTSALDDAQSQEDEARCGLPILVGGGGEDETTWGSLVLWRGFSKASHHMGRLRNARIHVERAVKQKKIFMIQGRYPVIRCLLRRRGWVEKKMVHHSGTTLPPPQKDLDSSVMGDSDTTEGEDEDEDEAFRPPQLFDFDDLLEFDDLDGTHALMSRMVRNEIPYFIWTTRRDVLDCQILSKDQMINHYARAGSFTTKVGLCLNLRNLPWFDEADADSFFPRCYRLGAEDDKKAFIEDFWLTAARNVLKLVVKSEWKSFSIQAEEEEAPGDKQPKKQEKKAATVSPEFVDEALCACEEHLSNLAHMDIDKGLETPLYLSPEGWSLFLQRYYQVVHEGAELRHLDTQIQRCEDILQQLRAVVPQIDMEGDRNVWIVKPGAKSRGRGIMCMDHLEEMLKLVDGNPMMMKDGKWVVQKYIERPLLIFGTKFDLRQWFLVTDWNPLTVWFYRDSYIRFSTQPFSLKNLDNSVHLCNNSIQKHLENSCHRHPLLPSDNMWSSQKFQAHLQEMGAPNAWSTIIVPGMKAAVIHALKTSQDTVQCRKASFELYGADFVFGEDFQPWLIEINASPTMAPSTAVTARLCAGVQADTLRVVIDRRLDRNCDTGAFELIYKQPAVEVPQYVGIRLLVEGSTIKKPLAMCHRRMGVCPALPHLLTQRASGEGKDLGTVTHRSAPRKVAGARSLGHTEKPDSTATTLAPGKGKKGKAKCASALVYPNLRKREPPSTRMGCIFTMTFASGDRQPHPLNRLPLSLKNPQALAPS; the protein is encoded by the exons ATGACCCAAACCACAGGAACCATGACCCTGAAGTTAACTGGCAGTGCGGTACTCTGTGCTTCCACCTTCGGTGAGGTCCGTATTTTAGCCCGCTGGAGGGAGTCCGCAACCCACTACCTGAGCCCTGATTGTGCCCAGGGAATGGTTTCCACGGCGACAGCAAACAGAGGGCGGGGCCTCGGAACTGAGGGCTTCTCTCCAGCCTCCGCTGGGCCCTCCCCTGAGTACAGGCGGTGTGCAGAGGGGAGGCGGGCTCTCGAGCGCCGGGACAGCGCTTGCCATGAGCGGCGCATGCAGGGCCCCGGCGCCTCCCTGCTTCTGAGCGTGGGGGAGCTGGGGGCCGCGCCCCGGGGTTCTGCTGCCTGGTTCTGCCGGGAGGGCGGCCCGGTGTGCAGCTGGCGGCGGAAGCCGCAGCCTACGGAGTCACGCACCAGAACCTCCGCCCCATGGCCGTGTGCGCACCATACCGAGTTCCAGCCTCCCGAGAAGCTGCCGGGACCTGGGCCTGCCTCCGCCCGTCCCGAGGGGGCTCGCGCAGGCCGCAAACGCGGGGCCGGGAGCCCCAACGCTGCGCGCGGCCTAAGCCGCGCGTTCGAGTTGCCGGCCTACGGCATCCACGCGCAGAGCACCGCGGATCTCTGCCGTTTCAGGTCCCCGCACACCTCGGCCCTGGATGATGCCCAGTCACAGGAAGATGAGGCCCGTTGCGGCCTGCCCATCCTGGTCGGAGGTGGTGGAGAGGACGAGacgacttggg GTTCCCTTGTCCTCTGGCGAGGATTCTCCAAGGCGTCTCACCACATGGGCCGGCTCAGAAACGCCAGGATCCACGTGGAGAGAGCTGTCAAG CAGAAGAAGATCTTTATGATCCAAGGCCGCTACCCAGTGATACGGTGCCTCTTGCGCCGGAGAGGCTGGGTGGAGAAGAAGATGGTCCATCACTCAGGCACCACCCTGCCGCCACCCCAGAAGGATCTGGATAGCTCAGTAATGGGTGATAGTGACACCACTGAGGGTG AGGATGAAGACGAGGACGAGGCGTTTCGGCCACCACAGCTGTTTGACTTTGATGATTTACTGGAATTTGATGATCTAGATGGGACACATGCTCTGATG tCCCGCATGGTTCGGAACGAGATCCCCTATTTCATCTGGACCACTCGGCGGGACGTGTTGGACTGTCAAATCCTCTCCAAGGATCAGATGATAAACCACTATGCCCGGGCTGGCTCCTTTACCACAAAG GTGGGTCTGTGTCTCAATCTCCGGAATTTGCCGTGGTTTGATGAGGCTGATGCTGACTCCTTCTTTCCACGCTGCTACCGCCTGGGTGCTGAGGATGACAAAAAGGCCTTCATAG AGGACTTCTGGCTGACAGCTGCCCGCAACGTTCTCAAGCTGGTGGTGAAGTCCGAATGGAAGTCGTTCTCTATCcaggcagaagaggaagaggcccCAG GAGACAAGCAGCccaagaaacaggagaaaaaggcagCGACAGTGTCCCCAGAGTTTGTGGATGAGGCTTTGTGTGCCTGTGAGGAGCACCTTAGCAACCTGGCTCACATGGACATCGACAAGGGCCTGGAGACGCCACTGTACCTCAGCCCTGAGGGCTGGTCCCTCTTCCTCCAGCGCTACTACCAAGTGGTCCA CGAGGGGGCAGAGCTCAGGCACCTCGACACTCAGATCCAGCGCTGTGAGGACATCCTGCAGCAGCTGCGGGCCGTGGTGCCGCAGATAGACATGGAAGGAGATCGCAACGTCTGGATCGTGAAGCCGGGAGCCAAGTCCCGAGGACGAG GCATCATGTGTATGGACCACTTGGAGGAGATGCTGAAGCTGGTAGACGGCAACCCCATGATGATGAAGGACGGCAAGTGGGTGGTACAGAAGTATATTGAGCGTCCCCTGCTCATCTTTGGCACCAAGTTTGACCTGAGACAGTGGTTCCTGGTGACTGACTGGAACCCACTTACCGTGTGGTTCTACCGTGACAGCTACATCCGCTTCTCAACACAGCCCTTCTCCTTGAAGAACCTGGACAA CTCAGTGCACCTGTGCAACAACTCCATCCAGAAGCACCTGGAGAATTCATGCCATCGACACCCGCTGCTGCCCTCAGACAACATGTGGTCAAGCCAGAAGTTCCAGGCCCACCTGCAGGAGATGGGGGCCCCAAACGCTTGGTCCACCATCATCGTGCCTGGCATGAAGGCTGCTGTGATCCATGCCCTAAAGACCTCCCAGGACACTGTGCAGTGCCGGAAGGCCAGCTTCGAGCTTTACGGTGCTGACTTTGTGTTTGGTGAGGACTTCCAGCCCTGGCTCATTGAGATCAATGCCAGCCCCACCATGGCCCCCTCCACGGCTGTCACCGCCCGGCTCTGTGCAGGTGTGCAAGCTGACACCCTGCGTGTGGTTATTGACCGGCGGCTAGACCGCAACTGCGACACGGGAGCCTTCGAGCTCATCTACAAGCAG CCTGCCGTGGAGGTACCCCAGTATGTGGGTATCCGACTCCTAGTAGAGGGCTCCACCATCAAGAAGCCCCTGGCAATGTGTCACCGGCGGATGGGGGTCTGCCCAGCACTCCCTCACCTGCTGACCCAGCGAGCCTCTGGGGAAGGCAAGGATTTGGGGACTGTTACTCACAGGTCAGCTCCTAGGAAGGTTgctggagccaggagcctggggcACACTGAGAAGCCAGACTCCACTGCCACCACCTTGGCCCCcggaaaggggaagaaaggcaaGGCAAAATGTGCCTCGGCCCTGGTCTACCCCAATCTCCGGAAGCGGGAACCCCCCAGCACCAGGATGGGCTGCATTTTCACCATGACCTTTGCTAGTGGGGACAGGCAACCCCACCCCTTGAACAGATTGCCATTGAGTCTGAAGAACCCCCAAGCCCTGG CACCTTCGTGA